TTTTTCAAATGCTTCTTCAGCTTGTTTGAGCAATCCCCGCTCGAGATAGGCATGTCCCAGAGCACTCCACGATTTCCCGTCTTTTGCCTGGTCGCGTAGCGCTGCGATCTGCGTTTCTGCTGCCCCTGCCCCGTACTGCGAAAGGTCTTCACCAAGCCGCCCCAGGGTCGCAGATACAATATCCGCCATTTTGTCCCATCTCCAGACCCTTCGCCCGGTTGAAGACCCCATCCAGAGAATTTGTCCGGTCTCCACTTCAATCAAACGCAATACCAGGCCGATATTGTCTGTTGCGCCATCTTTGCCCAGAACGAGTAAGCTACCTGTCAGAATGGCCTCCGCAAGCGTTGTCTCTGATGCTTCCCTGCGCAAATCGGGGCTGATGCGAGAAAACCGCTCGCGCCCCTGTCTTCCTTTTAATGCCCCTGGTACGAGAGAAAACAGACCATCGCGCTGAATTGCATTTTTAAGATGCATTTCACAATCGGCAGCAAGAGGCAGATAATCCGTAGTATGAAGTGGTTGCACGAGGATATGATGCGGCAAATGCGCGGCCTCTGGCGCAGGTACAGGTGTTTCCGCTTCGGCAAATCCAAGCGAAGACCGCACTTCAGCAGCGGGAATCTCTCCCACAGATCGATGCGCTCGCGTCCATACCCATGCCGGATTGTCCCGCACATCGCCAGTCCAGACAATCATACCCGTCCGGAGATCAATGAGTTTGAGTTTGATCAAATAAATCCCCGTAAACGCGACAGAACCCGTCAAAAGATAAGTGGCGGGAACCCTTTTGCTCAGGAACTCGCGTAGCTCGGGAGAAAGCTGTCGGTCGGTCTGATCTATCTCCCCCATTGGCACATCGGTTTCTATTAAAACGAACCGCGCCCGTCCCAGAGCGGGCACATAAGCGCGGCGATAGAGCTCATAGGCAATGCGATCGGCCATATAGACGCCGTAATCGCCATTGTAAGGAGAATAAAAGGGCGCGATTGCCAATCGGAAGGTGGCAGGCGGCTGAGAAAAAGCACTGACGGGCAATAGCAACGCGGTCAGGACATAAAGACACACCCGATAGAATAAATTTTTTTTTGACAAACGCCTCAAGTCCGACCTCCCTCACTTGATCGGCACCGACAGGGAAACTTGAGCTGGCCCGATCACCAGATGATCCAATACACTGGATAACCAGACCGCCGCGAGCAGGCCCAGGACGAGATTGGCCCGCCCCGCACGAGATTCCACGCGTTCAAAATTTTGGGTAAACGCATCGGAATCCGTACCTGCTATGGGTTGACCCAGTTGCAAATCACTCAGACGCGTACCGCGATAGGTATTATATGCACTGCGATAGGATATATCGGTCGCAAACCAGGCCGCAGCGAGCACTGCTGAAGCCCCTATAAAGACATACCCTCGTTTTTTGTGTCCGCGGTACAATTGCCCCCAGCCCGGCAGGAGAAACGAGCGACCAGTAGCACCCCAAAAGGTCGTTCCCTTAAGGGTTTGCCGCAGCGTTTTGCGGCGCATGCCCAAAAGTAGTGCTCGCGTATCTGCAAATGCTCGATCTGGAGGAATGTCCATAATTCCCTTGTTGGTTTCTGGATCCAGGTGAAATGTCTCGACAAGTGCCAGACGGGCACGAATCGTATCGCCAGAAGCCAGGTGAATGCGCCCCAGATCAAAAAAGATCTCGGCTCTCCGACTCTGCTGCGGTCTGTCCAGGAAAGGCACCACGCCCAACAAGCTCGGAAGATGAGAGAGCGTCTCAAATGCGCTGGCGTAATCACCTGCGCGATAGGCGGCCTGCGCTTTTTCAATAATTTCCTGGTCATTCGCCCATGCCGAACCCATCGCCAGACAAAACAACACCCAGATCAATAGACTACGGTACATATGTTGTGACCCCTCCACTTTCATCTGAAAGATGGACGAAATTTCTGGCTGATCCGCCGATAGTTAGATCACCTGCTGAGAATGCGTCCGAAGGCAGTGCCCATGAGAGAAGAGGTGTCCCATCTGCCTGAAATACGCGCACCTGCGTGTGATCCAATACAAAAACCTGCCCCGCGGTATTGAGCGTTAAAGCACACGGCTCGATCTGAGGATGTGGCACATCCCAGGTGATATCACTGAGGACCTCGTTCGAAAAGCGCAAAACCCCTCGTTGTACTCGATTTGCCCAGGCAGCCCAGATAATACCATTGTGAACTGCGATATCTACGGGATCTTCTTCGAGATTGAAAGTGCCCACAGGAGAACCCGCAGCAGAATAGACGCGCAACTGCCGACCTGTCGCAATATAAATCCGCTGTTTATCGTCCTGAGCCAGCCGTACCTGCGAAGATGTGCTCATCCAATTGTCGGGAATACGCCACACCGTGTTATTATTCATCAGTTCGATACCCACTACTACAACGCGCCCGGCCCGATCCAGACCGCCGATATAAGCGCGTTGAAAAGCCCCCTGCCCCGCAAGCGAAGGACCAGCCAGATCCACCGATTGCGGCACGAGGTCGTTCAATCGCGGAAAAGAAGTCCCGACGAGGTGGCGCGATAGCGTATTGGAAATATCGACACTCAGGGTATGCCGCAGGCGAGAAAGCAAAATCTGGTTGGGGCGAACAATCAGAGCGAGCATATCGGCTTCACCATCGGAATCAGCTGCTGAAAGTCTCATCCGCTCGTTCGCCCCGCTTAGAGTTTCTACGATATGTCGCCCCACTTCGCGATAAAATTGCACGCGCACGCTGCGACTTGTGAGCCGCACATCCGTCGAAAGGGGAGATCTTGAGACACGCATAGACCTTATGGCATAAGTATAAGAGCGGTTGTCGGAAATCGACCGATCCCAAAATGAGGTCTGTGCACGGCTTTGTATGACGGCAAGAATTTTTTTATCACCACCTTCAGGCATCCGCAGAATTTCATAACTTCTTGCCGTGTTTCCCTCATCATGCCAGACGAGTTGCACGGCAAGATCAATAGGATCGCGTCGCACTTCGCGCAAACCAGCACCCGGGATAGGAACTTCAACAGCAGAAGTACTCACCAGGCCACCCTCGCTATGTTCGGCAACCACGCGGTATTGCAGGCTTTCGCCAGCAATCAGCTTTTGGTCTCGAAACGCACCCACAGTCGCGTATCTGCTATTGGCATCGGCACCGGAAGAAAGCTCGATATTTCTAAAACCGAAAATATCTCGACGCTGGAGGACAAAGTTCTCAACGCGCTTCTGTCCGAGATACTCCCACTGCACAGTGACCACTCCCCATGTGTTCTCCTCAACCTTATAGGAGGCATCGAGAATGTGGATGAGCGGTGTATTGTATGGGTCTATGCTCAGATCGCGTTGGGGGTTATAACATCCGATCAGAAGGCCCATAGCACACATAAATAGCAAATGAGAGAAGCGGTTTCCCATTTTTTCACCACGAGAAAGGGGATCATTGATTAACGGACTTCAATATATTGATATGAAGCCTGAATAAACAAGTAATTTGTCAAATCGGGGCTTGTAAAAACACCTTGCCTTTCGTTCACAGTGGTATTAAAATCATAAATAGTGGTTAGCTGCCCACCATTCTTTCTGCTGAGAAGAACCATGAATAAAAAATTAGATCCGTGGATTACGCCTGAAATCCCGCGTACTAAAAATCCAGCCTGTGATCTCAAACGCACGTACAAGCACGCATTTCGCATCAGCATGGTGATTGCATTCATCTTGCATGTGGGCATGGGGCTTATGTTTCCCACATTCACAGCCGGTACTCGCAAAATAGAGCGGCGCACCATCGTCATTGAGACCGTCGATATACCGGAAACCCGTCAGATTCACCGCGCGCCGCCACCGCCACGGCCGTCTATTCCGATTGCAACCGAAAGCGAGGATGTTCCCGACGACGTTACTATTGAAACTACCGACCTCGATTTCGACAAGGTCGATCTCCATGTGCCCCCACCCCCTGTTGAGACCGCAGCAATAGAGGAACCTGAAGAAGAGATACTCGAATATTTCATGGTTGAAGAAAAACCCGTACTCATCCATCGTGTAGCACCTGTATATCCCCCAGTCGCTCTCAAGGCGGGTATTGAAGGCACTATTCATTTGAAAATACTGGTTGACAAAGCCGGAATAGTCGAACAGGCCCAGGCTGTCAAAGGCAAAGAAATTTTTCACAAAGCAGCCCTTCGGGCCGTTAATCAATACCGCTTTAAGCCAGCCCGTCAAAATGATAGACCTGTTAAAGTCTATCTCGTCATACCCATACGTTTCCGAATTACTAACTAATTTACGAACATAAATAACCAACCCCCCGACAAGTTTATCGGGGGGTTGGTTATTTTAAGACATTGCATGTACACATCACTCATCCAAGCATTTGCAATTCTGTCCACAATTCCCGATACGCCTGAGTTGCCTTTGAACGCGGCTTGAAGCATGCCACGGGTTGTCTCGCCAAGCCCATCCTTTCCACATCTGTCGTGTAAGGAATTTGCGCGTTCAGAAATTTTTCCTTGCGCTCGCCCACCTGTGCGATCATTTCCCTGTGTATTGTCTTGCGCTGCTCAACCATTGAAAAAAACGACACCATTTTTCTGCGCTTCAAACCATTTTTGTTAAAAAAATCTATTAATTTTTGATGCGTTAACATCGACAGAGTTGTCGGAATACACGGAACCACCACATAATCAGCCGCTCGGAAAACATGCTCGGCAAGGAGCGTCAGGTTGGGCGGGCAGTCTAAAAAAATATAATCGTACTCTTTCCTCATCGGCGTCAACAGACGTTTCAAATAGCTTTTCTTCTTCGCCCGCTCGTCCACCAACCCCAAATCCAGATTGCGAAAAGACATGGCCGAAGGTAATAAGTCCAGACCTTCAAAGTCCGTCCCCCGAATATTATTCTTTAAATGCTTGCCGCCCTTCAAGAAACGCTTGCGTCCAAACTTTTTTTTTGCGCGAATGCGAAAATAAAAAGCCGCAGCTCCCTGTGGGTCTAAATCGCACAGCAATGCAGTCGCCCCAGAACGAACCGCTTCATAGGCCAGATTCACAGCTGCGGCGGTTTTCCCCACGCCACCTTTCATGCTGTACAACGCAAAGATGCTCACACCCGCTCCTCAATGAGATTTACTATCCAAATAAATCGCGGTACAAACGGACATTTTTTTTTCCCGCATAAACGGCAAATGCACTGGCAAATTCGCGTCTAACAGCTTGCTGCTGGTCGTGCAAACGCGCAATAAGCCCGCCAATAGCCGCGGCACAAAGCAGGCGGTCTGCACGCCGGCTGCGGGGCAACACCTCGTTTAAATAGGTCGTCAATTCCTGTTGTTGTACCGATAAATCGTTAAAATCTCCCAGATTATCCTGCAACTTCTTCATATACCCGATGAGTTTATCCATCTTGTTTTTGGGAAAAAAAGAGGCAAAAAATTCTAACAAATATCGCAATTTCTTGCAGTCGATTCGCAAATTGTGCAATGCCTCATCGGGCGTATCTTCACCAATCGCCTTGCCCCTTTTGAGCACTTGCTTAAAGCGTTTAAAAATAAATTTTCGCGCAAGGGCTATAGCAGGTACAGCAGAGTCCTTCCCCCCCCGAGACTCTTCGCCCTGAAAAAAAGTCGCCCATGAATCCATCAAGTCCAGATATTCGGGTTTATCGAGGACCTGCACCATGTCGCTAAGGGCGCGCCGCCGCTCGCTTTTTAAGCGCGAAAACACAGCGTCCAGACCGGGTTGTAGCGACCGGGGCAACATCGCGCGATAAGTCTCTTCATCGAGCAAATACACATCCAGATCGCGCAACCGATTGGTCGATCTGCCCAGTTGCCGAAACGCATCCTTAAAATGTGCTACAGCATCTTCGGGCAAAACGCCTTTGATTTGACTCAGCGCCGACCGCGTGCGCCGAATCGCAACCCGAAAATCGTGCAGAAATTCCGTATCCCAATCCGCGCGAATGCCCGTTTCATTCTGGCGCATCACATCGTGCAGGCATCTCAAAATCTCACATGTTGCTTCACGTCCGCTCGCTTCGTGATTCAGGTCGAGATTCAGCTTTGAAGAATAATCGCCCGGCACGCACCCTGCGAGATCCATCACGCGTTCAAATACATCTTCTGCCACAGGCGCAACATCCAATTTTCGGAAACGACGGCGTAAATTCTCAAAATCGCGCTCATATCCCCGCACGCTTCGGCAAGTCAAAGTCGCAACGCGTCCATTTTCTGTGCTGGTATGCGTAATAAATAGCCGAACAACCGTCTTTTCATCTGCATTTAAAACGCCAAATCCGCAAACCTTCTGCCTCACCTGCGCCCGAAGTAACAGCGCTCGAACTGAGAGCGCGCCCCGTAGTGTGTCGCGTAACTCGCCTTCTGGAAACATCCACCAGAAGCGGCCTTCCAGATGTTGTTTCATTTCGATCTGATTGTGTAAAGGGTGTTCACCATCTGAAATGCGCTGTAAATACACCGCATTTCCCGCTTGTATCAGCGCAAGTCCCTTTTGATACAAGCGCCAGTCAAACGTGTCGAAATATTGCACCGTGTTCTCAACCTCAGATACAGGCAGCAGGCGCTCAGGCGCGAGTTGTTCGACCACATCCCATCCATGTGGTTCACTCAAAATATAAGTTTCACTGCGCGTGATCATCGGGCGTCCCCTTATTTGCGAGGATTGCATTTTTGTAACGGTCATCATCGGTCACCTCTCGGCCAAACCAGAGCGGTGGGACAAATCGGGAACTTTCATCTATGGTCTCAAATTCGACTTCGGCTACTATCAAGCCCTTCAAGTGGCCGCGGTACACATCCAGTTCAATTGTCCATATCCCTTCGGCTATCTCATAACGAACTTTTTCGACTCGCCTACCCTCAGTTAAAGGCCAGAGGTTATCAAATTGCGCCTGGCTCAATTCCACCTCGACTTCCGTCCGTTGCACACCCTTCCCAATTTTTACTGTCTGATAAAATCGCTCGCCGTTGCGACGCAGCCGAATCTCAGGGTCATTCTCACCTACCGAGAGATAGCCCTGTGAGATTTCTACTCCTGTACAGGCCGTCAGATCCGGCATTTTTCGCACGCAAAACTTCCGTTCAATTTCTTTTATCATAACAAAACGCGAGTTCCCAGATGTGAAAAGCAGGACAGGACGCTTTATTCCCGGTAATCGGGGAATAGTAATGATAACACACCTCATCATTGAAAGCAATTTTTTAGATGATGCATCGCACCGTTTTTGGTGTATATTGAAATTTGCAAATGTTTTATAAATAATAGCCTTGTACTACTATACCAAAAGGGGATCGCACTATGTCACTCGATGGAAAAAAGGCTCTCGTCACTGGTGGACGCCGCAATATCGGGCGCGGAATTGCCCTTGCTCTGGCTCAGGCGGGCTGTGATGTGGGCATCAACGACCTGGAACGAGATGCCGATGCCGGCAGGACCCTGGAACTGATCCTGGATCAGGGGCGAGAAGCCGACTTCTTTCAGGCCGATATCTCCAACCGGGCACAGGTGGAAGCAATGTTCACCGCCTTCATCGACCGTTTTAACCGCCTCGATATCCTGGTCAACAATCCCTATGCCGGAAGCGGGGCTACCTTCCTCGAAATCACCGAAGAAAACTGGGATTTGACCCTGGACGTATGTCTCAAAGGCTTTTTTCTTTGCAGTCAGCAGGCTGCCCGCATCATGGTACAACAGGGCGAGGGAGGCTGCATTGTCAGTACTTCTTCGGTCCATGCCTACCGCGCCTGGCCCGAAGATACGGCCTACGGAGTAGCCAAAGCCGGTGTGCTGCGTCTCACCGAGAGCATGGCCGTGGACTTAGGTCCTCACAATATCCGCTGCAACGCCGTGATGCCGGGGTATATGGACCTGACCCATATTTTTGGCACTCAGGCTCCGTCTGTGGGCAGCGTGTCCGATGAACTCAAAACCAATATCCCTCTGGAGCGCCGCGGCACCCCCGAAGACATCGGACGAGCCGTTGCCTTTCTCTGCTCGCCAGCGGCTGGCAATATTACCGGTGCATCCCTACCAGTGGATGGCGGTCTCTTGACCACGGGCGTCTAATGCTGGTGATACCAACGTGCGTACCAGATATAAGACAAGCCTTCGGGACTGTTTTCCCAAAGGCTTGTCTAACTGAATTTGTAACATTTTGAGATAATTTGCATTGTATAGTGAGAGACCTTTTTATATTCTCGAAATACCACCGATCGTCCACACGCCCTCAACTTTGCCGACAACAAGAATAGCCTGTTCGCCGTTGCCAGATGCCTCGTCAGCAGTCACCGCCACAAGAACACCTTCAGGGCCAGATTGTGCAACCTCGATATTTACATTGCTGAACGATGTGGTTCTTTCATTGACTTGCTGTGCCAGTTCTGTGGCACTTTCGATCCGGGTGACTTCACCAACGCCGACGTCAAGGAGTGGAAACCGGCAGAGAGCAGCACAGGCATCGCCATCGTTTTTGTCGCGTGCATCGCA
This genomic stretch from Gemmatimonadota bacterium harbors:
- a CDS encoding CYTH domain-containing protein, coding for MIKEIERKFCVRKMPDLTACTGVEISQGYLSVGENDPEIRLRRNGERFYQTVKIGKGVQRTEVEVELSQAQFDNLWPLTEGRRVEKVRYEIAEGIWTIELDVYRGHLKGLIVAEVEFETIDESSRFVPPLWFGREVTDDDRYKNAILANKGTPDDHAQ
- a CDS encoding CHAD domain-containing protein → MITRSETYILSEPHGWDVVEQLAPERLLPVSEVENTVQYFDTFDWRLYQKGLALIQAGNAVYLQRISDGEHPLHNQIEMKQHLEGRFWWMFPEGELRDTLRGALSVRALLLRAQVRQKVCGFGVLNADEKTVVRLFITHTSTENGRVATLTCRSVRGYERDFENLRRRFRKLDVAPVAEDVFERVMDLAGCVPGDYSSKLNLDLNHEASGREATCEILRCLHDVMRQNETGIRADWDTEFLHDFRVAIRRTRSALSQIKGVLPEDAVAHFKDAFRQLGRSTNRLRDLDVYLLDEETYRAMLPRSLQPGLDAVFSRLKSERRRALSDMVQVLDKPEYLDLMDSWATFFQGEESRGGKDSAVPAIALARKFIFKRFKQVLKRGKAIGEDTPDEALHNLRIDCKKLRYLLEFFASFFPKNKMDKLIGYMKKLQDNLGDFNDLSVQQQELTTYLNEVLPRSRRADRLLCAAAIGGLIARLHDQQQAVRREFASAFAVYAGKKNVRLYRDLFG
- a CDS encoding energy transducer TonB, which gives rise to MNKKLDPWITPEIPRTKNPACDLKRTYKHAFRISMVIAFILHVGMGLMFPTFTAGTRKIERRTIVIETVDIPETRQIHRAPPPPRPSIPIATESEDVPDDVTIETTDLDFDKVDLHVPPPPVETAAIEEPEEEILEYFMVEEKPVLIHRVAPVYPPVALKAGIEGTIHLKILVDKAGIVEQAQAVKGKEIFHKAALRAVNQYRFKPARQNDRPVKVYLVIPIRFRITN
- a CDS encoding SDR family NAD(P)-dependent oxidoreductase, encoding MSLDGKKALVTGGRRNIGRGIALALAQAGCDVGINDLERDADAGRTLELILDQGREADFFQADISNRAQVEAMFTAFIDRFNRLDILVNNPYAGSGATFLEITEENWDLTLDVCLKGFFLCSQQAARIMVQQGEGGCIVSTSSVHAYRAWPEDTAYGVAKAGVLRLTESMAVDLGPHNIRCNAVMPGYMDLTHIFGTQAPSVGSVSDELKTNIPLERRGTPEDIGRAVAFLCSPAAGNITGASLPVDGGLLTTGV
- a CDS encoding AAA family ATPase; amino-acid sequence: MSIFALYSMKGGVGKTAAAVNLAYEAVRSGATALLCDLDPQGAAAFYFRIRAKKKFGRKRFLKGGKHLKNNIRGTDFEGLDLLPSAMSFRNLDLGLVDERAKKKSYLKRLLTPMRKEYDYIFLDCPPNLTLLAEHVFRAADYVVVPCIPTTLSMLTHQKLIDFFNKNGLKRRKMVSFFSMVEQRKTIHREMIAQVGERKEKFLNAQIPYTTDVERMGLARQPVACFKPRSKATQAYRELWTELQMLG